The Gemmatimonadaceae bacterium genomic sequence AGGCGACGCCGGCCAGCGCGATCAGGCCGCACGCCGCGAGGCGCCGGGCACGGGACGCGAGACTGCGGGAGATTCGGGTCATGGTATGCGTCTCGGTGAAAGGCTCAGTAGGCCAGGCGGACGTTGATGCCGAAGGAACGCGTCGATGGCAGGTTGTTGCGTTCGATGCCTTCGCCGATCAGGCTCGTGCCGTGGACGTTGGCTTCGGGGTCGATGTGCGGCACCTTGCTCGAGATCAGCCACAGGTTCCGCCCCTCGACCGACACCACCACGTCGCGGCTGCGGAACGCGCTCGCCCAGCTCCGTGGCAGCGTGTAGCTGACCTGCAGCTCGCGCAGCTTGGTGTACGAGCCGTCGAAGATGTTGTTCTCCGGGCTGATCGAACTGTCGAGGTTGCCCCAGTACTGCTGCACACTGGCCACCTTCACATCGTTCGGGCGTCGCGTGCCGTCGGCATTGATGATGACGCCAGGCTGCACGAACGGCGTACGATCGGCCGTCTCCTTCGCGGTGCCTGACGAGCGCAGGGACGAGACGGTGTTCGACATCACCACGCCTCCGCGGCGCGTGTCGATGAGGAAGGACAGCGCGGCGTCCTTGTAGCGGATCGAGTTGCTGATGCCGCCGATCCAGTCGGGATAGATGTTGCCGAAGAGTCGGCGCGGCCCCGTGATGCGGAGTCCGTTCTGCGGGTTGATCACGTATTGCCCCGACACGGAGTCGCGAAGGAAGCCGACGCCCTGGATCTGGAACGTGGTGCCTGGCCGCGCAGCGATGAACGTGCCGAAGCCGTCGCCCGACGTCACGATAAACTCCTTGAGGCCCGGCGCGAGCTTGGTGATTTCGTTCTTGTTGCGGCTGTAGTTCGCCGTGACGTCCCACTGCAGCCCGTTCCGGGCCGCACGCAGGATGGAATAGCTTACCTGCGCTTCGATGCCATTGTTCACGATCTCGCCCACGTTCAGGCGGCGGGCGTTGAACCCGGTGCTCTGCGGCACCGAGATCGAGACGATCTGGTCGTAGTTCCTGAGGTTGTAGACCGTCAGGTCGACGCCGATGCGGTCGTTCAGGACGCGGAACTCGCCGCCGACTTCCCATGAGCTCTGCCGCTGCGGCTTGAGGTTGGCGGGCGGGATGACGTTGGTCGCCGCGAACGCCGAGGCTCCGTTGTATGGGAAGCTCTGGTTGAACGTATAGATGTCGCTCTGCTGCGTGAGCGGGGCATACGTAAAGGCCAGCTGGTACGGCTCCTCGTCAGAGCCCACGTTCGCCCAGTTGGCCCTCAGCTTGGCAAAGCTCACCTTGCCGCTCTTGAAGATCGCCGCTTCCTTGAACGCGTCGGAGAGCACGAAGCCGGTCGACACCGACGGGTAGAAGTACCGGTTGCTCGCGACCGGCAGCGTCGACGACCAGTCGTTGCGTCCGGTGACGTTCACGAACAGATAGTCGCGCCACGCCAGCCCCACGTCACCGTATGCACCGAACAGCTGTCGCTCGGACAGGAAGTTCGTGGCCGCGTTCACGTTGGCGTTGGCCTGCGTGTACAGCTTGTCGATGTTCAGGCCCTGGCTGAAGACGCGCTGCCGCTTGAACACGCGCTTGTTGAAGTTGTGGCCGACCAGGCCCTTGAACGCGAGGTCCGGCGTCAGCTGTCGCGTGACGGTGGCAATGAAGTCGGTGTTCAGCTCGCGCTCGTTGAAGTCCTGCGTGTCGAACTCGCCGTCCAGGCGCCCGCGCGTCCCCTTGCGGGTCACGAAGCGCCGGTTCTCCACGGCGATATCGGTGCCCGCCCGGAAGGCGAGGTTGAGCCAGCTGCTGGCGTCGTAGGAGATGTAGGCGTTGCCGTACACGCGATCGACCGAGTTATTGAGCCCGTTGTTGTCAACGACGAAGTACGGATTGTTGCTCGTGCCCGTGCCGTCGATCGCCCCGGCGCGTCCATCGGGCCCGATGCGATTGGCCCGCAGGAACTCCGTGGACAGCGTGCGCGGCGTGAACGTCCAGAGCGACATCGGGATGCTCTGTCCGTTCTGCCCCTGGGAGGCTCGACCGGCGGAACTGGAGCGTGCGTAGTTGGCCGCCAGGCGCACGCTCAGCTTGTCGGTGAACCGCTGCCCCGAGTTGACCGAAAGCGTGTAGCGCTGCAGCTCGGAGTTTGGGATGATTCCCGTCTGACCAAGCCACGTGCCACCCAGGCGATAGTCGCTCGTTTCGGTGCCGCCATCGAATGACATGGCGTGCACGTTCGTGTACCCGGTCTCGAAGAAGTCGCTGAAGTTGTTCGGGTAGGCCCTGAGCACCTCGGGTACGCCCAGGATGTTGGGCTCGGTTTGCCCGGTGATCTTGGGGCCCCAGCCGTTGGCGTTGGCCGTGTTGTACACACCGAGTGAGCCCTGGGCGTACTCGTTCTGAAACTCCGGAGAACGGAAGATCTGGTCAGCACGCACCGAGCCGTTGTAGGTAAAGCGACGCTGGCCGGCTCGACCACGCTTGGTCGTTACGACAATGACACCGTTGCGGGCGCGCGAGCCGTACAACGCAGACGCGGCTGCGCCCTTGAGAATCGACATCGACTCGATGTCGTCGGGGTTGAGGTCCTGGGCGCGGTTGCCCACGTCCACACCGCCCGTGACAATCTCGGTCTCGGTGCCGGCAAACGACGAGTTGGAGATCGGCACACCGTCGACCACGAACAGCGGCTCGGTCGCCGAGGCAATCGAGTTCACGCCGCGGATCACGACCTTGCTCGATCCGCCGACCGTGCCCGACTGCTGCGTCACGCGAACGCCGGACACCTTGCCGGCGACGCTGTTGAGCACGTTCGAGCTGCGAGCCACCGTGAGCTGCGCCGGCTCGATCTGCGCGATCGAGTAGCCCAGTTCCTTCGTCTCACGCACGATCGCATTGGCCGTGACCACAACGCTCGAGAGCGTGGTGCGGGCCGTCTCGAGCGCCACGTCCACGGATGTGCGCCCGGCTACCGGAATGTCGACCGGCGTGTAGCCGATGAGCCGGAACGTCAGCACGTCGGCGCTTCCCGACGCCGGAAGCGTCACACGGTAGCTCCCGGTCGCGTCGGTCATGGCGCCGCGGTTGGTGCCGCGAACGATGACCGACACGCCGGCAAGCACGGTGCCGCCATCAGCGGCGGTCACCTTGCCGGTGACCGTGCGCGCCTGCGCGCCAAGGGTGGAAAGAGGAGGCGATCCGAGGGCGAGCGCGAGGCTCAGGATCGACAGGAACAGGGAACGACGACGCGGATGAGGCATGGGCAATCCGGCGGAGGAGGAAGGGCCTCAATACTGAGTGAATCCGGGTCGTTGCGAAAGCCCGATGACGCAGCTCGCACATCAGCCCGTTAGGCTCAGCCCTCGCCGAATCTCCTCCGCGCCCCCTCGATGTTCTTGCTGATTGGAGTACCAAGCAGCTACGCGCGTCGGAGCGCTCTCAACCGATCAGCTCACTTTCTTGCGCGCCCTCGCCACGATCTCGCGCACCTCGCGCAGCAGCGTCGGGCCGTGGTAGGTGAAGCCGTCGCGAATGGTCCATTCGATACCGCCCGCGGGCACCACCTTGCCATCGCGCACGGCCTCGGTCCCGCTGGCATAGAGCACCTTGAGGTTCTCGAGGGGGTTGCCGTTCACGATGATCAGGTCGGCAAGCCAGCCCGGCCGCACACGACCGAAGTCCATCTCCTTGCCGAGCACCTTTGCGCCATTGCTCGTCGCCTGCTGGATGATCCTGAGCGGACTGAAGCCCGCCTCCTGCTTGAGCTCCATCTCGCGCACCATGCCCCACCCGTACATCTGGTAGATGAAGCCCGCATCGTCGCCCACGGCGATGGTGCCGCCGAGTCGATCGAACTCACGCAGGGCCTTGAACCAGATCTGATAGTTCTCCTTCCAGTACGTTTCGTCGACCGAAGTCCAGCCGATGAAGTACGAGCCGTGGTTCATCGGGTTGGGCTTGAAGAACTCCTCGAGCGTCGGGTGCAGGTACTCCCGGAACCAGGGCTGCGTCTGCGCCCGCTGCAGGTCGCGTGATGCCTCGTAGATGTCGAGCGTGGGCACCCACGCGACGTTGGCCTTCACCATGCCGGTCAGCACCTCCGTGAGCTTGGCCGGATCGGCTTCGCGCCACAGCCGACCCGCATAACGAAAGCGATGGGTCTCGTCCGTGATGTTGAAGTCAGCCGGAAAGCTCTGGCCACCCTCACGAATGGCTGCGTCGGGGATGCCGTACCAGTGTTCGATCGTCGTCGTGCCCCAACGGATGTCGTCCCAGGCGTTGGTTTCCTCGACCGCCGCGTGATGCGCCGTGCGCAGCCCGACCTTCTTCGCCTCGTCGAGCAGCGCTTCCATCACGTCCCGCTTGGTGCCGAGGAACTTGATGCCATCCACGCCTTGCGCCTTGAGCTGCTGCACGCGGGCGCGCGCTTCCGCGGCGCTGTTGGGCACCGGCGGGAGATTGAACATGGGATAGTGAAAGATCCGCGGGCCCTCGGCCTGGCCGGCATTGATCCGGTCACGCAGTGGGAGCGTCTTGCGTGTGTCGCTGCCGACGTCGCGCACCGTGGTGATCCCGGAGGCGAGCCAGATCTTGAGTTCGTACTCCAGCTCCTGCGGAATACCGCCCCGCTCGTCCTGCACGTGCGCATGGGCGTTCACGAGACCGGGCATCACGTATTTCCCGCGTGCGTCGATTTCGATGCCGCCCTGCGGTCTGCGACTTGCCGCACCGATCGTGGTCGCAACGGCGTCGGCGATCGGCACGAGCTGCGCGATGCGGTTGTTCTCGATGACGATGTCGTAGGGCCCCGAGGCGGGGGTGCCCATGCCGTCGATCACCATCGCGTTGCGGATGATCAGCCTCGGCGCCCGCTTGCCGTGCATCGAGGGAACGGTCTGGGCGCCCGCCGTCGTGGCGAGGGCGAGGGCGGCGAGAAGAAGACGATGTCGACGCATTGGGGAGGTGTGGGTCGGGCCAAATCTGGCGCGCGGCGCACGGACGCGCACGCCCACACCCTGCGCGAGGGGTCAGAGATAGCGGGCGATCGCCATACAGGTCGCTGTCACGAACAGAAGCACCGCGACGATCCGCATCGACTGTTGTCCTCGGCTCCGCTGGGTCATGGCATGGGCCATCAGGCCCTGCTTCTCCGATGTGTCGGTCACCGCCGAGGCCTGGGCCATCAGCGCCATCGCCCGGAGCGTGGCGGGGCGCGAAACGATCAGGCCGATCAGCAGGGCCAGGATCCCGCACAGTCCTCCGATGCTCAGCGCGATGCCCACTCCCGAGCCCATGTACTGCGGGGCAAAGCCGCCCGACACACGGCGCAGCAGGTCGACACCGGAGAGCACCACCAGGATCGCGACGCCTGGCAGCACGTCGAACCAGCGTCGCCTGGCGAGCGCGGCCATCACCTGCCCACCGGCGGATCCCACATCGGCGAGTGCGCGCATGAGGTAGCCGACCGTGAACAGCACCGCGCCGACCCAGAAGATCCCACCCACCACGTGCACGAATCGCAGAACGACAACGGTGATGTCCATGGGAGTTGCGTCAGAGGGTTGGGAGCCGGCCGCCGTGGTTCGTGGCCTGCTCGTACGCATGCGCGATCTGCAGGACCGACCAGTCCGCACGCGGCTTTCCCACGATCTGGAGCCCCACCGGAAGGCCGCGCGCGGAGAAGCCGGCCGGTACCGAGATCGCGGGACAGGCCATGAACGTCACGTACCAGCACGACCGCATCCAGTCGATGTAGGTCGGCATTGTGACCTCGTTGATGCGGGTCGGGTATTCGGTGCCGACGTCGAAGGGCTCGACCTGCGTCACGGGGAGGACGAAGTAGTCCCACGCGGTGAAAAGGTCGGCCACCTCGTGCATCATGCGCTGCTGCCGCGCCACAGCCCGCGCCACGTCGGCACTCGTGAGGCGCTCCGCCTCCGCGATCTCCCATTTCACCGTCGCCTTGAACATCTCCGGACGCTGACGAGCCGGCAGCGCGTAGTTGGCGTGGTACGAGAGGTGGCGCAGCGTCGGGAACGCATCGTCGACGCCCGTGAAATCCGGCTCTTGCTCCTCGACCGTGCAGCCCAGCGCGCGAAACGCGGCGCGCTGCTCATTCACGACGCGCACGATCTCCGGCTCGAAGGGGAGCCCACCAAGCGATGTGAACCAGGCCACGCGCGTGCCCCGGAAAGCGCGGGCCAGCGACGCCCGAAACGCCGCCGGATCGTCCGTCAGCGAGAGCGGGTCTGGCGCGTGATGCCCCGCCATCGCGCTGAGGAGCAGGGCCACATCTGCCACCGTGCGCCCCATCGGACCGCCGGTGGCGAGCGGCGACCACGATCCATCGTCGTCAGGCACGCGACCGGGCGACGGCCGGAAGCCGACGACGTTGTTCCACGCGGCGGGGTTGCGCAGTGAGCCACCCATGTCACTCCCGTCGGCGATAGGTACGAGACCGCAGCGCAGGGCGCAGGCCGCACCGCCGCTCGATCCACCAACGGTGCGTTGCAGGTCATACGGGTTGCGCGTTGCGCCAAAGACGGGGTTGAACGTGTTCGATCCCGCGCCGAACTCCGGCGTGTTGGTCTTGCCCAGCATGATCGCGCCCGCCGCCCGGATGCGGCGGACCAGCAGCGCATCGGTGGTCGGCACGTTCTCGCGGAACATGGGCGACCCGAACGTCGTGCGGACGCCGGCGGTCGGCACCAGGTCTTTGTGCGCCACCGGCAAGCCGTGCAGTGGCCCCAGCGGACGCCGCCGCGCCTGCCACTCGTCAGCCGCGCGTGCACCGGCCATCGCGCGATCGGCGACGAGCGTCACGATCGCGTTGACCTTTGGATTCACGCGCTCGATGCGCGCCAGGTGCGCCTCCATGACCTCACGCGCCGAGATCTGCCGGCGTCGAATCCGTGCGACGAGGTCGACCGCCGAGGCGTCGCAGATCTCGTCGCCAGCGACGGGGGCGAGCGGTGCGGTCTCCAGCGTCGCCGGCTCAGGCGGTACGGGCATTGAACCCATCACGGCGGCGGCGCCGAGGAGCTGCCCAAACGCTCGGCGGGTGAGGGGATCGTCGGGTCGCGGCATGGTGCCAAGCTCGCGCTCCTCGGCGGAGTCGTCCAGCCCGTCACCTGCCAACCTTCGCTAGGGCTCGTCGGTAAACGGGTCGAGCCGCTCCACGAACGGGAATCGGTGGAAGTCGGTGTCACGACGACTGCCTATTCGGCGAACGCCGTGTTCTCGCATGGGGATCGCCGTCTCTGCGTCGTGCCACACGTTTCCGCTGAGCCCGGGCACCTCGGCGAGCGTTGCCGAAAGCACCGCGGCATGCCGTTCGGTCGGTACCAGCATCTCGAGCCCGGGCGCCGCCTGAATCGCGGCAAGAAACGACATCGCAGCGTCCGCGGTCCAGGGCCTGCGCAACACGCGAGGATGGGTAACGACGCGAAGGAACTCGTAGCAGATCCCCCACGTGAGATACCAGGCGCCCCGTTGCCGACGCCAGGATTCGAGCAGCGCGTGGCAGCGGGCGTGTTCCGGAGCGGACACGTCGGCAGCATACACCAGCACGTTTGTGTCCACGACGAACACTACCGACCCTCCATCGCTCGGTAGAGCGCATTCCGATCGGCAATATCGACGAGCGCCCCTCCCCCATCGAAACTCGGGAGTGGCGCCAGCGGCGCGCTCTCCTGGCGAGTGGCGAGCAACCGTCGCAGCGCCGTCTCCACGAGCTCGGACATGGTGCGACCGCTCCGCGCCGCTTCGCGCTTGAGGCGGGCCATCACGGACGGGTCGATGTTGAGGGTCGTCTTCATATGGCAAACCATACGAGCCGTATGGCGTGCCGTCCACCCTACGGACGACTTACCAGCGCCCCCGAACCGTGAACGCAAACCGGTGCGTGACCGCGCGGCCGGCGTTGAAGCGGATCGCATCGGTCGGGGCCGCGATCACGCCGCCGTCGCCGGGCGTCGGGGCCGCGATGCTGACATCGTCCCCGCACGCGAGCAGGCAGCCAACGCAGGCTCCTCCAGCACCACAGGTGAGGCTCGCCGTATAGCGGAACTCCATCCCCGGACTGCGCCACAAGAAGCCGAGCGTGGGCGTCCATTCCATCCAGTGTTCGTCCTGCACCCTCGAGGAATCGCGGACGAGATCGGTCTGCCACAGCCGGTACTTGAACGCCTGCACCGCGAGCCCCGCACGCAGGCCGATCACGGACGAAGAGTCGTTCTGCGGCCACTCGTGGGCAAAGCCAAAGCGCATCAGCGAGTTGGAGAAACGGAACTCGTTGTCGACGGTGTGTTCACCGCGCCGGATCGTGCGCCCGTTGGCCGCCAGCGTATCACCTGCGGCCTCGGCCCACGTCGTGCTGTAAATGGGCTCGAGCACCACGTCCGCACCGAGTGTGGACCTGCCGACCGTGCGTGATGCGCCCATGCCCAGGTTGTAGGCCCACGAGTGCCCCGGATCGCGCGGCACCGTGATCACCTCGTTGATGCGGTAGTCCGGAATCTTGGGGTGCGACAGGCGATTGACCGTTCCCAGCCACCCGATCCGCCAGCCATCAGTGCCGACCGGCAGGCTGTACACCGCGTGCGCGCCCCAGCGTTCGGTATGATCGCGGTTGACTTCGCGGCGCTCGGGCACGTCGGTGAACGTGCCGTTTCCGGACCAACGACGGAATCCCGGAAAGTGCACGTCGTGCGTCATGTCGAAGTTGCTCCGCAACGCGACGACTTCGAGGACGCGGGTGCCCGCAAAGCGACTCGTGAGTCCGAGGCGGATGTCCTTCGACGACCCGTTCTGCAGGATGCGATCGCTCCCCGCATACAGCTGGTCGATGCCCTGCGCGGCGTCGAGTTCGGCCAGGTACGCCGACATGCCGATCGCGACGTTGTCGCCAAGGCGGCGAGCCAGCATGCCCTGCAGGTAGCGGTTCGCGGCGGTGCGTTCACTCACCGGTGCGTTGAATCGCAGGCGCGCCCGATCGAGTGACTGCAGGGCCACCAGGCCACCAGCCGACCAGTTGCCAAACGATCCAAAGCCGGCGATGGGAAGTGTGCGCCCACCCACGTCGCTCGCCGACAAGCTGTGGAAATACGGCGCGACCGACACGCGGGCGGTCCGCGTGCGCGTTGCCATCGCCGGATTCATGAACGGATCGAGCAGCTCGTCGTCCAGGGCGATCGTCACCCCGGCCATGGCCGCGCGGTCCGACGGGATGATGTCGAACTGCTGGCTCATCAGCACGGGGACCGTGCGAGGCGAAATGGTCTGCGCGCCGCCTGGCGCTGCCACCAGGACCGACGCCGCGACGAGCGGCAAGGCCAGCAACCTGCCGTCACAACGCAGGCGTCCCATGGACCACCTCCCTGATAAGTGGGGCCACCTCGCGCGCACGGCGGGCAGCATCGCATGCACAGGAACGACCCCCGCACGCCACGCCGTGGTCACACTCCCGAGCGCTGATGTGACGAACCGTGCGCAACGAGCCCGACCGTGGTACGGCCGCGCCGGAGAGGCGTGCTACCGGGTGGGCAGTTGCCGGGCGTGAGGCTGCTGCGCCATCAACCGACGACGTCGCTCCGCCGCATTGAACGTGCGCCACATGTTGTACGCGAACCCGTACGCGCCTGCCGCCCACAGCAAGCCACCGCCCGCCGTCACCGGGACGCTCGATCGGCCAATGCTCGGGGCGAGAAAGAAGCCCGCCACCAGCGCGGCCAGTCCCACGTTGGCGAGCCAGATATGCGCGATGGCGAGACGACGGCTGTGGATGGGGTGACCGAAGAACCGCGGAAGCATCTGGTAGCCAACGCCGAAAATCATCATGACGACGAAGCCAGCGAGGTTCATGTGGGCATGCGCGGGCCGGTAGACGGCCCACGACGGATGCACGGCCATGGCGAGGCCGAGGGTGATGCCAGCGACGAACCAGAGAAGGCTCGCGCGAATGAAGGCCTTGGCAAACGAGTCCACTGGCACGTCCTGAAGAACGGAAAGGCCCCCGACCCGCCGGGTTCGGCAGCGGGAGCTGACGCGGAACGTGGGCGGCGGCGGATGCCGGCGCCGTCAGGCAGTTCCTGTCACCAACGTGGGGCGGACCCCTTCAACAGGACGCCGTGGGCGGACTGCCCACGGCGCCTCGATCGCTCAATCTGGAACACGCTCACGGTGAAGCTGCCGTCGAAGTACGCCGCCGCTGGCCGCGCTGGGGCGCGACTTCGAGAACTCGAACCCGTACGGTGGTTGGCTACAGGGCGTCGTCAGCCGTTCCGAACCGCGGTGGCTCAGTCTCCCGTCGCGGGCGCGTGTGCCGCGCGAGCCGTCGTCGCTGCGGAGCGTCCGAGCACCTTGTTCGAGAGGTCGTCGAGCATCGTGTACACGGTCGGCACGATGAACAGCGTGAGCAACGTGGACGTGATCAGTCCGCCAATCACCGCGTGCGCCATCGGTGCGCGCTGCTCGGCGCCTTCACCGAGTGCGAATGCCAGCGGCAGCATACCGAAGATCATCGCCGCCGTCGTCATGATGATCGGCCGCACGCGGACCCGTGCCGAGTTGAGGATCGCCGTTCGACGATCGACGCCCCGTTCGCGTTCCTTGTTCACGAAGTCGATCAGCAGGATGCCGTTCTTGGTGACGAGTCCCATCAGCATGATGATGCCGATCATCGACATCACGTTGAGCGATCCTCCGGTCACCAACAGGCCCAACGCGACGCCGAGGAGCGAGAGCGGGAGCGCGAGCATGATCGACAGCGGCTGGATGAAGGAGCCGAAGATCGATGCGATGATGAGGTAGATGAACACCACCGCGAGAATGAGGGCTTCCTTCACGTAGCCCTTGGTCTCGTTGAGGTTCTGTACGTCGCCGCCAAAGATGGTGCGGTATCCGGTGGGCAGGCCCAGGGCGTCGATCGCGGCCTTGGCCTGGTCGGCGACGTTGCCCATCTGGTAACCGGGCAGCACACCGGCCGAGACACTGATGCGGCGCTCGAGGTAGCCGCGATCGATCGACTGCGGGCCCACTCCGGGACGGATTTCGGCGATCTGGGAGAGCGGCACGGTGGCTGCGATGCCCGTGCGCGGATCGACGTTGGCGCTGAGAACCGGGATGCGCGCTACATCATCGGGTGACGCGCGCTCCGAGTCCGGGTACACGACCATGACGTCGTGCGAGTAGCCGTTGGGATCCTCCCAGCGGGTAGCGCGCTGTCCCTGGAACAGGGGCTGGATGGTGGCGCCGATCGTTTGCATGGCGAGGCCCGATGACCAGGCCGCCTGTCGATCGACGCGCACGTCGAGTTGCGGAATCTCGCCGTCGTC encodes the following:
- a CDS encoding PIN domain-containing protein, yielding MFVVDTNVLVYAADVSAPEHARCHALLESWRRQRGAWYLTWGICYEFLRVVTHPRVLRRPWTADAAMSFLAAIQAAPGLEMLVPTERHAAVLSATLAEVPGLSGNVWHDAETAIPMREHGVRRIGSRRDTDFHRFPFVERLDPFTDEP
- a CDS encoding ribbon-helix-helix protein, CopG family translates to MKTTLNIDPSVMARLKREAARSGRTMSELVETALRRLLATRQESAPLAPLPSFDGGGALVDIADRNALYRAMEGR
- a CDS encoding amidohydrolase family protein, whose product is MRRHRLLLAALALATTAGAQTVPSMHGKRAPRLIIRNAMVIDGMGTPASGPYDIVIENNRIAQLVPIADAVATTIGAASRRPQGGIEIDARGKYVMPGLVNAHAHVQDERGGIPQELEYELKIWLASGITTVRDVGSDTRKTLPLRDRINAGQAEGPRIFHYPMFNLPPVPNSAAEARARVQQLKAQGVDGIKFLGTKRDVMEALLDEAKKVGLRTAHHAAVEETNAWDDIRWGTTTIEHWYGIPDAAIREGGQSFPADFNITDETHRFRYAGRLWREADPAKLTEVLTGMVKANVAWVPTLDIYEASRDLQRAQTQPWFREYLHPTLEEFFKPNPMNHGSYFIGWTSVDETYWKENYQIWFKALREFDRLGGTIAVGDDAGFIYQMYGWGMVREMELKQEAGFSPLRIIQQATSNGAKVLGKEMDFGRVRPGWLADLIIVNGNPLENLKVLYASGTEAVRDGKVVPAGGIEWTIRDGFTYHGPTLLREVREIVARARKKVS
- a CDS encoding amidase, whose product is MPVPPEPATLETAPLAPVAGDEICDASAVDLVARIRRRQISAREVMEAHLARIERVNPKVNAIVTLVADRAMAGARAADEWQARRRPLGPLHGLPVAHKDLVPTAGVRTTFGSPMFRENVPTTDALLVRRIRAAGAIMLGKTNTPEFGAGSNTFNPVFGATRNPYDLQRTVGGSSGGAACALRCGLVPIADGSDMGGSLRNPAAWNNVVGFRPSPGRVPDDDGSWSPLATGGPMGRTVADVALLLSAMAGHHAPDPLSLTDDPAAFRASLARAFRGTRVAWFTSLGGLPFEPEIVRVVNEQRAAFRALGCTVEEQEPDFTGVDDAFPTLRHLSYHANYALPARQRPEMFKATVKWEIAEAERLTSADVARAVARQQRMMHEVADLFTAWDYFVLPVTQVEPFDVGTEYPTRINEVTMPTYIDWMRSCWYVTFMACPAISVPAGFSARGLPVGLQIVGKPRADWSVLQIAHAYEQATNHGGRLPTL
- a CDS encoding SusC/RagA family TonB-linked outer membrane protein gives rise to the protein MPHPRRRSLFLSILSLALALGSPPLSTLGAQARTVTGKVTAADGGTVLAGVSVIVRGTNRGAMTDATGSYRVTLPASGSADVLTFRLIGYTPVDIPVAGRTSVDVALETARTTLSSVVVTANAIVRETKELGYSIAQIEPAQLTVARSSNVLNSVAGKVSGVRVTQQSGTVGGSSKVVIRGVNSIASATEPLFVVDGVPISNSSFAGTETEIVTGGVDVGNRAQDLNPDDIESMSILKGAAASALYGSRARNGVIVVTTKRGRAGQRRFTYNGSVRADQIFRSPEFQNEYAQGSLGVYNTANANGWGPKITGQTEPNILGVPEVLRAYPNNFSDFFETGYTNVHAMSFDGGTETSDYRLGGTWLGQTGIIPNSELQRYTLSVNSGQRFTDKLSVRLAANYARSSSAGRASQGQNGQSIPMSLWTFTPRTLSTEFLRANRIGPDGRAGAIDGTGTSNNPYFVVDNNGLNNSVDRVYGNAYISYDASSWLNLAFRAGTDIAVENRRFVTRKGTRGRLDGEFDTQDFNERELNTDFIATVTRQLTPDLAFKGLVGHNFNKRVFKRQRVFSQGLNIDKLYTQANANVNAATNFLSERQLFGAYGDVGLAWRDYLFVNVTGRNDWSSTLPVASNRYFYPSVSTGFVLSDAFKEAAIFKSGKVSFAKLRANWANVGSDEEPYQLAFTYAPLTQQSDIYTFNQSFPYNGASAFAATNVIPPANLKPQRQSSWEVGGEFRVLNDRIGVDLTVYNLRNYDQIVSISVPQSTGFNARRLNVGEIVNNGIEAQVSYSILRAARNGLQWDVTANYSRNKNEITKLAPGLKEFIVTSGDGFGTFIAARPGTTFQIQGVGFLRDSVSGQYVINPQNGLRITGPRRLFGNIYPDWIGGISNSIRYKDAALSFLIDTRRGGVVMSNTVSSLRSSGTAKETADRTPFVQPGVIINADGTRRPNDVKVASVQQYWGNLDSSISPENNIFDGSYTKLRELQVSYTLPRSWASAFRSRDVVVSVEGRNLWLISSKVPHIDPEANVHGTSLIGEGIERNNLPSTRSFGINVRLAY
- a CDS encoding cbb3-type cytochrome c oxidase subunit I, whose product is MPVDSFAKAFIRASLLWFVAGITLGLAMAVHPSWAVYRPAHAHMNLAGFVVMMIFGVGYQMLPRFFGHPIHSRRLAIAHIWLANVGLAALVAGFFLAPSIGRSSVPVTAGGGLLWAAGAYGFAYNMWRTFNAAERRRRLMAQQPHARQLPTR